In a single window of the Gossypium hirsutum isolate 1008001.06 chromosome A13, Gossypium_hirsutum_v2.1, whole genome shotgun sequence genome:
- the LOC107929601 gene encoding probable E3 ubiquitin-protein ligase RHC2A, with translation MATTTSYWCYQCNRFFLISNEDPITCPDCDGGFVEEIDNMPHAARAFHADSRLVGGDGFTAMYNSTTTLRRSRMNGGDRSPFNPVIVLASPSGESTNVEQSGRGFELYYDDGGGLGLRPLPASMSEFLLGPGFDRLIEQLSQMEIQNIGRHNQPPASKAAVEAMPMVEIDDTHINNELFCAVCKEQFDLGTKVLNMPCNHLYHSNCLLPWLRLRNSCPVCRHELPAAIGEEGDGSSNSLDETPMGLTIWRLPGGGFAVGRFSAGENREFPVVYTEMDGGFSGGLVPRRVSWGSGGRERGGYLRRVLRNMFGCFSGSSSSPRLDSRISSSSRSYSLFSPPSRRRGWALELDNARSRSRRRRR, from the coding sequence ATGGCAACGACGACGTCGTATTGGTGTTACCAATGCAATCGGTTCTTCTTGATTTCCAACGAAGATCCGATCACTTGCCCCGACTGTGACGGCGGATTCGTCGAAGAGATCGATAACATGCCTCATGCAGCGCGTGCTTTCCACGCTGACTCCCGTCTCGTCGGCGGCGATGGATTCACCGCGATGTACAATAGCACAACTACCCTCCGTCGAAGCCGGATGAACGGTGGCGATCGTTCTCCTTTTAATCCCGTCATTGTTTTAGCGTCACCTTCCGGGGAAAGTACAAATGTTGAACAGAGTGGGAGGGGGTTTGAGCTTTATTATGACGACGGAGGTGGATTGGGTTTGCGGCCTTTACCGGCGAGTATGTCGGAGTTTCTGTTAGGTCCTGGGTTTGACCGGTTAATTGAGCAGTTATCACAAATGGAAATCCAAAACATTGGGCGTCACAACCAACCGCCGGCGTCGAAAGCGGCGGTTGAAGCAATGCCAATGGTGGAAATAGACGATACCCATATCAACAACGAACTGTTCTGTGCGGTATGCAAAGAACAATTCGACTTAGGAACCAAAGTTTTAAACATGCCTTGTAACCATTTGTACCATTCAAACTGTTTACTCCCTTGGCTTCGATTGCGAAATTCATGCCCCGTTTGCCGCCATGAATTGCCGGCAGCTATAGGGGAAGAAGGGGACGGGAGTTCAAATTCATTGGATGAGACCCCCATGGGGTTGACCATTTGGAGATTACCGGGTGGTGGGTTCGCGGTGGGGAGGTTTTCAGCTGGAGAGAATAGAGAGTTTCCCGTTGTTTATACGGAAATGGATGGTGGTTTTAGCGGAGGGTTGGTGCCGCGGAGGGTTTCATGGGGGAGTGGAGGTAGGGAAAGAGGAGGGTATCTTAGAAGGGTGTTGCGGAATATGTTTGGGTGTTTTAGTGGTTCAAGTTCTTCTCCTAGGTTGGATTCAAGGATAAGTAGTAGTAGTAGATCATATTCCCTGTTTAGTCCTCCTTCAAGGAGAAGAGGTTGGGCTCTTGAACTTGATAATGCAAGATCTAGAAGTAGGAGAAGAAGAAGGTAA